A genomic region of Marinobacter sp. NP-4(2019) contains the following coding sequences:
- a CDS encoding MATE family efflux transporter → MTWPMLFGVLSLMTFHLADSAFVGQLGRDPLAALGFTVPMQQLVSGMYVGLGIATTAIISRTLGQNDELRAQRLGGLVVTVGASLALLLCASVWLLQTHILTLLGAEPVLLPVINEYWAPWLVSAWTGAMLYFGYSICRSHGDTKLPGYLMIATSLLNIALDPLYIFVFGWGLPGAAWATITAFGLGVLVIYPALLRRQWISFQLRQLSLGKALKQLNGIMAPAMVSQLMPPASAMLATALVAGFGSAAVAAWGLGTRLEFFSIVVVLALTMSMPPMIGRMLGAGDIGQIRKLVRLAVRFVVGWQLAIGLIWVLASGLVAQLFTSDAGVQEVLGDYLVRVPLSYSGLGVCMLMVSVCNALGLSLRALLVSTLRLFACFLPLLWVGSQINGLTGLMSGALVGNLMAGAMAYTFYRAGMGKLQRSGKA, encoded by the coding sequence ATGACCTGGCCAATGTTGTTCGGGGTGCTATCACTGATGACCTTCCATCTGGCCGACAGTGCCTTTGTCGGCCAGCTTGGTCGTGATCCTCTCGCAGCCCTTGGCTTTACCGTTCCCATGCAACAACTGGTCAGCGGCATGTACGTCGGCCTGGGCATTGCCACCACGGCCATCATTTCCCGAACCCTGGGTCAGAACGACGAGCTCAGGGCTCAGCGTCTGGGCGGGCTGGTGGTCACCGTGGGTGCATCCCTGGCGCTGCTACTGTGCGCTTCGGTCTGGTTGCTGCAAACCCACATTCTTACCCTGCTCGGCGCGGAACCGGTGCTGCTGCCGGTCATCAACGAGTACTGGGCGCCCTGGCTGGTGTCGGCCTGGACGGGAGCCATGCTCTATTTCGGATACAGCATTTGCCGCTCCCATGGCGATACCAAGCTGCCAGGCTACCTGATGATCGCCACCAGCCTGCTCAACATCGCGCTGGACCCACTGTACATCTTCGTCTTTGGCTGGGGGCTTCCCGGAGCGGCCTGGGCCACTATTACCGCCTTCGGCCTTGGCGTTCTGGTGATCTATCCGGCCCTGTTACGGCGCCAGTGGATCAGTTTTCAACTCAGACAACTCAGCCTTGGCAAGGCACTGAAACAGCTCAACGGCATCATGGCACCGGCGATGGTCAGCCAGCTGATGCCGCCTGCCTCGGCCATGTTGGCCACGGCCCTGGTGGCGGGGTTCGGGTCTGCCGCCGTCGCCGCCTGGGGGCTGGGAACCCGTCTGGAATTCTTCTCGATTGTGGTGGTGCTGGCACTGACCATGTCCATGCCGCCGATGATCGGGCGTATGCTCGGGGCCGGCGACATCGGCCAGATCCGCAAGCTGGTGCGACTGGCGGTGCGTTTCGTGGTGGGCTGGCAACTGGCCATTGGCCTGATCTGGGTGCTGGCCTCGGGGCTGGTGGCGCAGTTGTTTACCAGCGATGCCGGGGTTCAGGAAGTACTGGGGGACTATCTGGTGCGTGTACCGCTGAGTTACAGCGGTCTGGGGGTGTGCATGCTGATGGTGTCGGTGTGCAATGCGCTTGGGCTATCGCTGAGAGCCTTGCTGGTGTCCACTTTGCGACTGTTCGCGTGCTTCCTGCCATTGCTGTGGGTTGGGTCGCAGATCAACGGTCTCACCGGTTTGATGAGCGGTGCGCTGGTGGGGAATCTGATGGCCGGCGCGATGGCCTACACCTTCTATCGCGCCGGCATGGGCAAGCTGCAACGCTCAGGCAAAGCGTGA
- a CDS encoding thioesterase family protein encodes MARIKLSFPDDVFCFETRMPVRITDINGANHLGNDALISMLSEARAQFLVKYGIQEADQNGIGIIVTDLATMYQSESFFPEMLRFEVGLMDFNKYGGDFVFRVSKDDSGQPVALAKYGFVFFNYQQKVVVPMPESFRSRFA; translated from the coding sequence TTGGCCCGTATAAAGCTCTCTTTTCCGGATGATGTTTTTTGTTTTGAAACCAGAATGCCGGTTCGTATTACCGACATCAACGGCGCTAACCACCTCGGCAATGACGCCCTGATCTCGATGCTTTCCGAGGCGCGGGCGCAGTTTCTCGTGAAATACGGCATTCAGGAAGCCGATCAGAATGGCATCGGGATTATCGTCACTGACCTGGCCACTATGTACCAGTCCGAATCCTTCTTCCCGGAAATGCTGCGGTTTGAGGTCGGGCTGATGGACTTCAACAAATACGGTGGCGATTTCGTGTTCCGTGTCAGTAAAGATGATAGTGGCCAACCGGTGGCGCTGGCCAAGTACGGCTTCGTGTTCTTCAACTACCAGCAGAAGGTCGTCGTCCCGATGCCGGAAAGCTTCCGTTCACGCTTTGCCTGA
- the tpx gene encoding thiol peroxidase: MSNVTLDGNPIEVSGKFPTTGDNAPPFTLTNSSLEEVKLDNWAGKRKILNIIPSIDTGVCAASTRKFNEKAGGLDNTVVLVISADLPFAAGRFCGAEGIKDVETLSTFRNYSFQQDYGVAIQSGPLAGLCSRAVIVLDENNKVLHSELVSEIKNEPDYDAALKVL, encoded by the coding sequence ATGAGCAACGTAACCCTCGATGGCAACCCCATAGAAGTCAGCGGCAAATTCCCCACAACCGGCGACAACGCCCCGCCCTTCACCCTGACCAACAGCAGCCTGGAAGAAGTGAAACTCGACAACTGGGCCGGCAAACGCAAAATCCTCAACATCATCCCCAGCATCGACACCGGCGTGTGCGCCGCTTCCACCCGCAAATTCAACGAAAAAGCCGGCGGCCTCGACAACACCGTCGTACTCGTCATCTCCGCCGACCTGCCCTTCGCAGCGGGCCGTTTCTGTGGCGCAGAGGGCATCAAAGACGTGGAAACCCTCTCCACCTTCCGCAACTACAGCTTCCAGCAGGACTACGGTGTCGCCATCCAGAGCGGCCCCCTGGCCGGCCTTTGTTCCCGTGCGGTGATCGTGCTGGATGAAAACAACAAGGTTTTGCACAGCGAACTGGTCAGCGAGATCAAGAACGAACCGGATTATGACGCCGCCTTGAAGGTACTCTGA